In the genome of Cronobacter malonaticus LMG 23826, one region contains:
- the poxB gene encoding ubiquinone-dependent pyruvate dehydrogenase: MKQTVASYIAKTLEQAGVKRIWGVTGDSLNGLSDSLNRMGTIEWMSTRHEEVAAFAAGAEAQLTGELAVCAGSCGPGNLHLINGLFDCHRNNVPVLAIAAHIPSSEIGSGYFQETHPQELFRECSHYCELVSSPEQIPQVLAIALRKAVLERGVSVIVLPGDVALKPAPEEASPGWYHAPQPVIVPPHDELKKLAQLLRYSDNIALMCGSGCAGAHQELLEFARTLKAPIVHALRGKEHVEYDNPYDVGMTGLIGFSSGYHTMMNADTLILLGTRFPYRAFYPTHAKIIQIDINPGSIGAHSKVDMALVGDVKATLAALLPLLEEKTNRHFLDKALEDYRDARKGLDDLAQPSEKALHPQYLARQISHFAAPDAIFTCDVGTPTVWAARYLEMNGQRRLLGSFNHGSMANAMPQAIGAQASAPGRQVVAMCGDGGFSMLMGDLLSLVQLKLPVKVIVFNNSVLGFVAMEMKAGGYLTDGTDLHDTNYARIAEACGIPGIRVEKASELDDALSRAFSTDGPVVVDVTVAKEELAMPPQIKMEQAKGFSLYMLRAIINGRGDEVIDLAKTNWFR, translated from the coding sequence ATGAAACAGACCGTCGCGTCATATATCGCCAAAACCCTGGAGCAGGCTGGCGTAAAGCGCATCTGGGGCGTAACGGGTGATTCGCTCAATGGCCTCAGCGACAGCTTAAACCGCATGGGCACTATCGAGTGGATGTCCACCCGCCATGAAGAGGTCGCGGCGTTCGCGGCAGGCGCGGAAGCGCAACTGACCGGCGAGCTGGCGGTCTGCGCGGGCTCCTGCGGGCCTGGCAACCTGCACCTCATCAACGGCCTGTTTGACTGCCACCGCAACAACGTGCCGGTACTGGCCATCGCCGCGCATATTCCCTCCAGCGAAATCGGCAGCGGCTATTTCCAGGAGACGCACCCGCAGGAACTGTTTCGCGAATGCAGCCACTATTGCGAGCTGGTCTCAAGCCCGGAGCAGATCCCGCAGGTGCTGGCCATCGCGCTGCGTAAAGCGGTGCTGGAGCGCGGCGTCTCGGTGATTGTCCTGCCCGGCGACGTGGCGCTGAAACCCGCGCCGGAAGAGGCCAGCCCCGGCTGGTATCACGCCCCGCAGCCCGTTATCGTGCCGCCGCATGACGAACTGAAAAAGCTCGCCCAGCTACTGCGCTATTCCGATAACATCGCGCTGATGTGCGGCAGCGGCTGCGCGGGCGCGCATCAGGAGCTGCTGGAATTCGCCCGCACGCTGAAAGCGCCCATCGTCCACGCCCTGCGCGGCAAAGAGCATGTCGAGTACGATAACCCGTATGATGTGGGCATGACCGGGCTTATCGGCTTCTCGTCCGGCTATCACACCATGATGAACGCCGATACGCTGATCCTCCTCGGCACCCGCTTCCCCTACCGCGCGTTCTACCCGACACACGCCAAAATCATTCAGATTGATATCAACCCTGGCAGCATTGGCGCGCACAGCAAAGTGGACATGGCGCTGGTGGGCGATGTGAAAGCGACGCTTGCCGCCCTTCTGCCGCTGCTGGAAGAGAAAACCAACCGACACTTTCTGGATAAAGCGCTTGAAGATTACCGCGACGCCCGCAAAGGACTGGATGACCTGGCGCAGCCGAGCGAAAAAGCGCTGCATCCGCAATATCTGGCCCGCCAGATCAGCCATTTCGCCGCGCCGGACGCCATTTTCACCTGCGATGTCGGCACGCCGACGGTATGGGCCGCACGCTATCTGGAGATGAACGGCCAACGCCGTCTGCTCGGTTCGTTTAACCACGGCTCGATGGCGAACGCCATGCCGCAGGCGATAGGCGCTCAGGCGAGCGCGCCGGGGCGTCAGGTAGTGGCGATGTGCGGCGACGGCGGCTTCAGTATGTTGATGGGCGATCTGCTTTCGCTGGTGCAACTGAAGCTGCCGGTGAAAGTTATCGTCTTTAATAACAGCGTGCTGGGCTTTGTGGCGATGGAGATGAAAGCGGGCGGCTATCTGACCGATGGCACCGACCTGCACGACACCAACTATGCGCGCATCGCGGAAGCGTGCGGCATTCCGGGCATTCGCGTTGAGAAAGCGAGCGAACTGGACGATGCCCTTTCGCGCGCCTTCAGCACCGACGGCCCGGTGGTGGTGGATGTCACTGTCGCCAAAGAAGAGCTGGCGATGCCGCCGCAAATCAAGATGGAGCAGGCCAAAGGCTTCAGCCTCTATATGCTGCGCGCCATCATTAATGGCCGTGGGGATGAGGTTATCGATCTGGCGAAAACCAACTGGTTCCGGTAA
- the artP gene encoding arginine ABC transporter ATP-binding protein ArtP translates to MSIQLNGINCFYGAHQALFDITLSCPEGETLVLLGPSGAGKSSLLRVLNLLEMPRSGQLSIAGNQFDFAKAPGDKAIRELRRNVGMVFQQYNLWPHLTVLDNLIEAPCRVLGLSKEAARKRADKLLERLRLTPYVDRYPLHLSGGQQQRVAIARALMMEPQVLLFDEPTAALDPEITAQIVSIIRELSQTGITQVIVTHEVEVARKTASRVVYMENGHIIEQGDASCFSAPATEAFKNYLSH, encoded by the coding sequence ATGAGTATTCAACTAAACGGCATAAACTGCTTCTACGGCGCGCATCAGGCGCTGTTTGACATCACGCTCAGCTGCCCTGAGGGCGAAACGCTGGTGTTGCTTGGCCCAAGCGGCGCGGGTAAGAGCTCGCTGCTGCGGGTACTCAATTTGCTGGAGATGCCGCGTTCCGGGCAGCTCAGCATTGCGGGCAACCAGTTTGATTTCGCAAAGGCGCCGGGCGACAAAGCCATCCGCGAACTGCGCCGCAACGTCGGCATGGTGTTCCAGCAGTACAATCTGTGGCCGCACCTGACGGTGCTGGATAATCTTATCGAGGCGCCGTGCCGCGTGCTCGGACTCAGCAAAGAGGCCGCGCGCAAGCGTGCCGATAAACTGCTGGAGCGCCTGCGCCTGACGCCGTATGTGGATCGTTATCCGCTGCACCTTTCCGGTGGCCAGCAGCAGCGCGTGGCGATTGCGCGCGCGCTGATGATGGAGCCGCAGGTACTGCTGTTCGACGAACCGACGGCCGCGCTCGACCCTGAAATTACCGCGCAGATAGTCAGCATCATCCGCGAGCTGTCCCAGACCGGGATCACGCAGGTGATTGTGACGCATGAAGTGGAAGTGGCGCGTAAAACCGCCAGCCGGGTGGTCTATATGGAAAATGGACATATTATCGAGCAGGGCGACGCGAGCTGCTTTAGCGCCCCTGCGACCGAGGCGTTTAAAAACTATCTTTCCCACTGA
- the artI gene encoding arginine ABC transporter substrate-binding protein ArtI — MKNVLIAALLASVSLSAAAAQTIRFATEASYPPFESMDAGNKIVGFDVDLANALCKEIDATCTFTNQAFDSLIPALKFKRVDAVMAGMDITPEREKQVLFTTPYYDNSALFVGLQGKNSSIEQLKGKRVGVQNGTTHQKYITDKHPEITTVPYDSYQTARLDLQNGRIDAVFGDTAVVTEWLKTNPKLAAVGDKVTDKDYFGTGLGIAVRQGNTELQQKFNTALEKVKKDGTYKAIYDKWFQK, encoded by the coding sequence ATGAAAAACGTATTGATTGCCGCGCTTCTCGCAAGCGTTAGCCTTTCCGCCGCCGCAGCACAAACTATTCGTTTCGCAACCGAAGCCTCTTACCCTCCGTTTGAGTCGATGGATGCAGGCAACAAAATCGTCGGTTTCGACGTCGATCTGGCCAACGCGCTGTGTAAAGAGATCGATGCGACCTGCACCTTCACCAACCAGGCGTTCGACAGCCTGATCCCGGCGCTGAAATTCAAGCGTGTGGACGCGGTCATGGCCGGCATGGATATCACGCCTGAGCGCGAAAAACAGGTGCTGTTCACTACGCCGTACTACGACAACTCCGCGCTGTTCGTGGGCTTGCAGGGTAAAAACAGCAGCATCGAACAGCTGAAAGGCAAGCGCGTGGGCGTGCAGAACGGCACCACTCACCAGAAATACATCACCGACAAACACCCCGAAATCACTACGGTGCCGTATGACAGCTACCAGACCGCGCGCCTGGATCTGCAAAACGGCCGTATCGACGCCGTGTTCGGCGACACTGCCGTCGTGACCGAGTGGCTGAAAACCAACCCGAAACTGGCCGCCGTCGGCGATAAAGTGACGGATAAAGATTACTTCGGCACCGGCCTTGGCATCGCAGTTCGTCAGGGCAACACCGAGCTTCAGCAGAAATTCAACACTGCGCTGGAGAAAGTGAAGAAAGACGGCACTTACAAAGCCATCTACGACAAATGGTTCCAGAAGTAA
- the ltaE gene encoding low-specificity L-threonine aldolase: MIDLRSDTVTRPGKAMLERMMAAPTGDDVYGDDPTVNALQDYAARLSGKEAALFLPTGTQANLVALLSHCERGEEYIVGQLAHNYLYEAGGAAVLGSIQPQPIEADGDGTLPLDKVAAKIKPDDIHFARTRLLSLENTHNGKVLPRDYLQQAWDFTRERGLALHVDGARIFNAVVAYGCELKEIAQYCDTFTICLSKGLGAPVGSLLVGSHDYIQQAKRWRKMTGGGMRQAGILAAAGLYALEHNVERLQEDHDNAAWLAAALRDAGAEVRRHDTNMLFVSVPQAQVAALGAFMKSRDVLINAAPVTRLVTHLDVNRAQLETVVAYWREFLQQAA; this comes from the coding sequence GTGATCGATTTACGCAGCGATACCGTCACGCGCCCGGGCAAAGCAATGCTGGAGCGCATGATGGCGGCCCCCACCGGGGATGATGTTTATGGCGACGACCCGACAGTCAACGCGCTTCAGGACTATGCCGCGCGTTTAAGCGGTAAAGAGGCGGCGTTGTTTCTGCCGACAGGCACCCAGGCCAACCTGGTGGCGCTGCTGAGCCATTGCGAACGCGGCGAGGAGTATATTGTCGGCCAGCTCGCGCATAATTATCTGTATGAAGCGGGCGGCGCGGCGGTGCTCGGCAGCATTCAGCCGCAGCCGATTGAGGCGGACGGTGACGGTACGCTGCCGCTGGATAAAGTGGCGGCGAAAATCAAACCCGACGATATTCACTTCGCCCGCACCCGTCTGCTGAGCCTGGAAAATACCCATAACGGCAAAGTGCTGCCGCGCGACTATCTCCAGCAGGCGTGGGATTTCACCCGCGAGCGCGGTCTGGCGCTGCACGTAGATGGCGCGCGCATTTTCAACGCGGTGGTGGCGTATGGCTGCGAGCTGAAAGAGATCGCGCAGTACTGCGACACCTTCACGATTTGCCTCTCTAAAGGGCTTGGCGCGCCGGTGGGCTCGCTGCTGGTCGGCAGCCATGACTATATTCAGCAGGCGAAACGCTGGCGGAAGATGACCGGCGGCGGTATGCGCCAGGCGGGTATTCTCGCCGCAGCCGGGCTCTATGCGCTGGAGCATAACGTCGAGCGACTGCAAGAGGACCACGACAACGCGGCCTGGCTTGCGGCGGCGCTGCGCGACGCGGGCGCAGAGGTGCGCCGTCACGACACCAATATGCTGTTTGTCAGCGTGCCGCAGGCGCAGGTCGCCGCGCTGGGCGCGTTTATGAAATCACGCGATGTGCTGATAAACGCCGCGCCGGTGACGCGTCTGGTGACGCACCTTGATGTCAACCGCGCGCAGCTTGAAACCGTCGTGGCGTACTGGCGGGAATTTTTACAGCAGGCGGCATAA
- a CDS encoding heavy metal-binding domain-containing protein — MQFSTTPTLEGQVIVEYCGVVTGEAILGANIFRDFFAGIRDIVGGRSGAYEKELRKAREIAFRELGDQAASLGADAVVGIDIDYETVGKDGSMLMVSVSGTAVKTRR; from the coding sequence ATGCAGTTTTCCACCACCCCAACCCTGGAAGGACAAGTCATTGTTGAGTATTGCGGCGTCGTGACCGGCGAGGCGATCCTCGGCGCGAATATCTTTCGCGATTTCTTCGCGGGTATCCGCGATATCGTCGGCGGCCGATCGGGCGCGTATGAAAAAGAGCTGCGCAAGGCGCGTGAAATCGCGTTTCGCGAGCTGGGCGACCAGGCGGCGTCGCTGGGCGCCGATGCGGTTGTCGGGATCGATATCGATTATGAAACCGTCGGTAAAGACGGCAGCATGCTGATGGTGAGCGTTTCCGGCACGGCGGTGAAAACCCGTCGATGA
- a CDS encoding N-acetylmuramoyl-L-alanine amidase — MKLRYWPLLLAALLAGCAGEKGIVDRGDYRVDTRRAAQAAYPRIKVLVIHYTADDFDTSLATLTDRHVSSHYLISANPPQKGGKPVIWQLVPERELAWHAGVSFWRGATRLNDTSVGIELENYGYRKIDGQKQYFPFSPPQIAVLSKLARDIIQRYQIAPQNVVAHADIAPQRKDDPGPLFPWQALAAQGIGAWPDESRVAFYLAGRNPYAPVDEATLLDLLARYGYEVTPQMSEAQRKRVIQAFQMHFRPARYDGLPDAQSEAIARALLEKYGQG; from the coding sequence ATGAAGCTGCGTTACTGGCCGCTGTTACTGGCGGCACTGCTCGCGGGCTGCGCGGGCGAAAAAGGGATTGTCGATCGCGGCGACTATAGAGTAGATACGCGCCGCGCGGCGCAGGCGGCGTATCCGCGCATCAAAGTGCTGGTTATCCACTACACCGCCGATGATTTTGACACCTCGCTTGCCACGCTGACCGACCGGCACGTCAGCTCGCACTATCTGATCTCGGCGAACCCGCCGCAAAAGGGCGGCAAACCGGTTATCTGGCAGCTGGTGCCGGAGCGCGAGCTGGCGTGGCATGCGGGCGTCAGTTTCTGGCGCGGGGCCACTCGCCTGAACGACACCTCCGTGGGCATTGAGCTGGAAAACTACGGCTACCGGAAAATCGACGGTCAGAAGCAGTACTTCCCGTTCAGCCCGCCGCAGATAGCTGTGCTGAGCAAGCTTGCGCGCGACATCATTCAGCGCTACCAGATTGCCCCGCAAAACGTCGTGGCGCATGCGGATATCGCGCCGCAGCGCAAAGACGATCCGGGGCCGCTGTTCCCGTGGCAGGCGCTGGCGGCGCAGGGCATCGGCGCATGGCCGGATGAATCGCGCGTAGCGTTTTATCTCGCCGGGCGTAACCCTTACGCGCCGGTGGATGAAGCGACGCTGCTGGATCTGCTCGCGCGCTACGGCTATGAAGTGACGCCGCAGATGAGCGAGGCGCAGCGCAAACGCGTGATTCAGGCGTTCCAGATGCACTTTCGCCCCGCGCGCTACGACGGCCTGCCGGACGCGCAAAGCGAGGCCATCGCCAGGGCGCTGCTGGAGAAATATGGTCAGGGGTAA
- a CDS encoding lysine exporter LysO family protein: protein MFSGLLIILVPLILGYLIPLRKAGALRLINQLLSWLVYIILFFMGISLAFLDNLSANLLAILHYSAVSITVIMLCNIAALLWLERAIPWRHQHRQEKLPSRLAMALESLKLCGVVVLGFLLGLTGLAFLKHATEASEYSLIFLLFLIGIQLRNNGMTLKQIVLNRRGMMVAVVVLCSSLIAGAVNALLLDLPLRAGLAMASGFGWYSLSGILMTESFGPVIGSAAFFNDLGRELIAIMLIPGLVRRSRSTALGICGATSMDFTLPVLQRSGGLELVPAAIVHGFILSLLVPLLMAFFAA, encoded by the coding sequence ATGTTTTCAGGATTGTTAATTATCTTAGTACCGCTTATTCTCGGCTACCTTATTCCCCTGCGCAAAGCAGGCGCGCTGCGGCTTATCAATCAGCTGTTAAGCTGGCTTGTGTACATTATTCTGTTCTTTATGGGCATTAGCCTCGCCTTTCTCGATAATCTTTCGGCGAATCTGCTCGCTATTCTGCACTATTCTGCCGTTAGCATTACGGTCATCATGCTGTGTAATATCGCAGCTCTCCTGTGGCTTGAACGCGCCATTCCGTGGCGTCACCAGCACCGCCAGGAAAAGCTGCCGTCGCGCCTCGCGATGGCGCTGGAATCCCTTAAATTGTGCGGCGTGGTGGTGCTTGGTTTCCTGTTAGGGCTGACCGGCCTTGCGTTTCTTAAACACGCCACCGAAGCCAGCGAGTACTCCTTAATTTTTCTGCTGTTCCTGATTGGTATTCAGCTTCGCAACAACGGCATGACGCTAAAACAGATTGTGCTGAACCGCCGCGGCATGATGGTCGCGGTAGTGGTGCTTTGTAGCTCGCTTATCGCAGGTGCCGTGAATGCGCTGCTGCTTGATTTACCGCTGCGCGCAGGACTTGCGATGGCCTCCGGTTTTGGCTGGTATTCGCTCTCCGGCATTCTGATGACGGAATCCTTCGGTCCGGTGATTGGCAGCGCCGCGTTCTTTAACGATCTGGGCCGCGAGCTTATCGCGATTATGCTGATCCCGGGCCTGGTGCGCCGCAGCCGCTCTACCGCGCTCGGTATCTGCGGGGCGACGTCGATGGATTTCACGCTGCCGGTGCTGCAACGCAGCGGCGGTCTGGAACTGGTGCCTGCGGCTATCGTGCACGGGTTTATTCTGAGCCTGCTGGTGCCGTTGCTGATGGCGTTTTTCGCCGCCTGA
- a CDS encoding lipoprotein, which translates to MRHSVLTLVLPCALLLSACTTVTPAFKDIGSRSGPCVEGGPDTVAEQFYQHRIEQRSQGLTNLTSLRPYLSDSLYQLLDKSNRENHADNGFLRTDPFSSRTETPDSVRVASASRIPNTDARNIPLRIEQRRGDTVWLDEVLMVREGQCWTVDDVRYLGSTVHAPAGTLRQSLERR; encoded by the coding sequence ATGCGCCATTCAGTTCTGACTCTGGTTCTTCCGTGCGCCCTGCTGCTGAGCGCCTGTACGACCGTGACGCCCGCCTTTAAGGATATCGGCTCGCGCAGCGGTCCATGTGTGGAAGGCGGCCCTGATACCGTGGCGGAACAGTTCTACCAGCATCGCATCGAACAGCGCAGCCAGGGGCTGACGAACCTGACCTCTCTGCGGCCTTATTTAAGCGATTCGCTCTATCAATTGCTGGATAAATCGAACCGTGAGAACCACGCCGATAACGGCTTCTTACGCACCGATCCGTTCTCCAGCCGCACCGAAACGCCTGACAGCGTACGCGTCGCCAGCGCCTCGCGTATTCCGAACACCGACGCGCGCAATATTCCGCTGCGCATCGAACAGCGCCGCGGCGACACCGTCTGGCTGGATGAAGTGCTGATGGTGCGCGAAGGCCAGTGCTGGACGGTGGACGATGTGCGCTATCTCGGCAGCACCGTACATGCGCCGGCGGGCACGCTGCGCCAGTCGCTGGAGCGTCGTTAA
- a CDS encoding NAD-dependent epimerase/dehydratase family protein gives MKVLVTGATSGLGRNAVEYLRHQGVQVRATGRNEAMGRLLEKMGAEFIQADLTELVSSQAKAMLAGIDTLWHCSSFTSPWGPQEAFDLANVRATRRLGEWAVAWGVRNFVHISSPALYFDYHHHRDIREDFRPHRLANAFARSKAASEEVIQLLAQANPQTRFTILRPQSLFGPHDKVFFPRLVQMMRHYGSVLLPRGGEAMVDMTYHENAVHAMWLASSSACDALPSGRAYNITNGEARPLKSIVQKLIDELGMSCRIRSVPYPMLDMMARSLERLGKHSHKEPALTHYGVSKLNFDFTLDISRAENELGYKPVVSLDEGIERTAYWLRDHGTLHRG, from the coding sequence ATGAAGGTACTGGTCACGGGCGCCACCAGCGGTTTAGGCCGAAACGCGGTCGAATATTTACGTCATCAGGGCGTCCAGGTCAGAGCCACCGGGCGCAACGAAGCGATGGGCAGGCTGCTTGAGAAAATGGGCGCGGAGTTTATCCAGGCCGATTTAACCGAGCTGGTCTCGTCGCAGGCGAAAGCGATGCTGGCCGGTATCGATACGCTCTGGCACTGTTCCAGCTTTACCTCTCCCTGGGGCCCGCAGGAGGCGTTCGATCTCGCGAACGTGCGCGCCACCCGCCGTCTTGGCGAGTGGGCCGTCGCCTGGGGCGTGCGCAATTTCGTGCATATCTCCTCGCCCGCGCTCTATTTCGATTACCACCACCATCGCGATATCCGTGAAGATTTCCGCCCGCACCGGCTGGCTAACGCCTTTGCGCGCAGCAAAGCCGCCAGCGAAGAGGTCATTCAGCTGCTGGCGCAGGCCAACCCGCAGACGCGCTTTACCATTCTGCGTCCGCAAAGCCTGTTCGGGCCGCACGATAAAGTCTTTTTCCCGCGGCTGGTGCAGATGATGCGCCACTATGGCAGCGTACTGCTGCCGCGCGGCGGCGAGGCGATGGTCGATATGACCTATCACGAAAACGCGGTGCACGCGATGTGGCTTGCGAGCAGCAGCGCCTGCGACGCCCTGCCGTCAGGCCGCGCCTATAACATCACCAACGGCGAAGCGCGCCCGCTGAAAAGCATCGTGCAGAAGCTGATTGATGAACTGGGGATGTCGTGCCGCATCCGCTCGGTACCCTACCCGATGCTGGATATGATGGCGAGAAGCCTGGAGCGGCTCGGCAAACATTCGCATAAAGAGCCGGCGCTGACGCATTACGGCGTCTCCAAGCTGAATTTCGATTTCACGCTGGATATCAGCCGCGCTGAAAATGAGCTCGGCTATAAGCCGGTGGTATCGCTGGATGAAGGCATTGAGCGCACCGCGTACTGGCTGCGCGACCACGGTACGCTGCACCGCGGGTAA
- the hcp gene encoding hydroxylamine reductase — translation MFCVQCEQTIRTPAGNGCAYAQGMCGKTAETSDLQDLLIAALQGLSAWAVKARELGIIDHQVDSFAPRAFFSTLTNVNFDSPRIVGYAREAIALREALKTQCQAVDESAQVDNPMASLTLASDDLGHLQRQAAAFAPNIDKAVIGENILGLRLLCLYGLKGAAAYMEHAHVLGQYDNAIYGQYHRIMAWLGTWPADMNALLECAMEIGQMNFNVMRILDAGETSKYGHPTPTQVNVKAVAGKCILISGHDLRDLYNLLEQTEGTGVNVYTHGEMLPAHGYPELRKFKHLVGNYGSGWQNQQVEFARFPGPIVMTSNCIIDPTVGSYDDRIWTRSIVGWPGVSHLEGDDFGPVIAQAQQMAGFPYSEIEHLITVGFGRQTLLGAADTLIDLVSREKLRHIFLVGGCDGARGERSYFTDFATQVPQDCLILTLACGKYRFNKLDFGAIEGLPRLVDAGQCNDAYSAIILAVTLAEKLGCGVNDLPLSLVLSWFEQKAIVILLTLLSLGVTNIVTGPTAPGFLTPDLLAVLNEKFGLRQVTTVEQDMRALLGA, via the coding sequence ATGTTTTGCGTGCAATGTGAACAAACGATTCGTACTCCGGCAGGTAACGGCTGCGCGTATGCGCAAGGGATGTGCGGGAAAACCGCTGAAACCTCTGACCTACAGGATCTGCTGATTGCGGCTTTGCAGGGGCTTTCCGCCTGGGCGGTGAAAGCACGCGAGCTTGGCATTATCGATCACCAGGTAGACAGCTTCGCGCCCCGCGCGTTCTTCTCTACCCTCACCAACGTTAACTTCGATTCACCGCGCATCGTGGGTTACGCCCGCGAGGCCATCGCCCTGCGCGAGGCGCTGAAAACCCAATGCCAGGCCGTTGATGAAAGCGCGCAGGTGGATAACCCGATGGCGTCGCTGACGCTGGCAAGCGATGATTTGGGCCATTTACAGCGTCAGGCCGCCGCGTTCGCGCCAAATATCGATAAAGCCGTGATTGGCGAAAATATTCTTGGCCTGCGCCTGCTGTGCCTCTACGGCCTGAAAGGCGCGGCGGCTTATATGGAGCACGCGCATGTGCTCGGGCAGTACGACAACGCCATTTATGGTCAGTATCACAGGATCATGGCGTGGCTCGGCACCTGGCCTGCGGACATGAACGCGCTGCTGGAATGCGCGATGGAAATCGGCCAGATGAACTTCAACGTCATGCGTATCCTGGACGCGGGCGAAACCAGCAAATATGGCCACCCGACGCCGACGCAGGTCAACGTCAAAGCCGTGGCGGGCAAATGCATCCTGATTTCCGGCCACGATCTGAGAGATCTTTATAACCTGCTGGAACAGACGGAAGGCACCGGCGTGAATGTTTACACCCACGGCGAAATGCTGCCTGCGCACGGCTACCCGGAGCTGCGTAAATTTAAGCATCTTGTCGGCAACTACGGCAGCGGCTGGCAGAACCAGCAGGTTGAATTCGCCCGCTTCCCAGGCCCCATTGTGATGACCTCCAACTGCATTATCGACCCGACCGTCGGCAGTTATGACGATCGCATCTGGACCCGCAGCATCGTCGGCTGGCCGGGCGTGAGCCACCTTGAAGGCGACGACTTCGGGCCGGTGATAGCCCAGGCGCAGCAGATGGCGGGCTTCCCGTATAGCGAAATCGAACACCTCATCACCGTTGGCTTCGGCCGTCAGACGCTGCTTGGCGCTGCCGACACGCTGATCGATCTGGTAAGCCGCGAAAAACTGCGCCACATCTTCCTGGTCGGTGGCTGCGACGGCGCGCGCGGTGAACGCAGTTATTTCACCGATTTTGCCACTCAGGTACCGCAGGACTGCCTTATCCTGACGCTCGCCTGCGGCAAATACCGCTTCAACAAGCTCGATTTCGGCGCGATCGAAGGGTTGCCGCGCCTGGTGGACGCTGGCCAGTGTAACGATGCCTACTCCGCCATTATTCTCGCCGTGACGCTTGCTGAAAAACTGGGCTGCGGCGTCAATGACCTGCCGCTGTCGCTGGTGCTGTCATGGTTTGAACAAAAAGCGATTGTGATCCTGCTGACACTGCTGTCGCTCGGCGTGACCAATATCGTCACCGGCCCGACCGCGCCAGGTTTCCTGACGCCGGATCTGCTGGCGGTGCTGAATGAGAAATTTGGTCTGCGCCAGGTGACCACCGTTGAGCAGGATATGCGCGCGCTGTTAGGCGCGTAA
- the hcr gene encoding NADH oxidoreductase, with protein MTMPTPQCPWRMQVHHIRQETPDVWTLSLLCHDFYPYQAGQYALVSIRNSADTLRAYTISSTPGVSPLITLTVRRIDNGEGSGWLTREVKRGDYLWLSDAQGDFTCADKTDDRFLLLAGGCGVTPIMSMRRWLAAYRPQADVQVIYNVRTPQDVIFADEWRDYPVTLVAESGDAPGFIHGRLTREMLMAVPDLTRRTVMVCGPAPYMDFVEQEVKALGVTRFYKEQFFTPVAEAATSGIKFTTLTPAREFYGAVGTTLLAALESNHVPVNAACRAGVCGCCKTRVLSGEYSVTSTMTLTEQEIADGYVLACSCHPAGDLVLA; from the coding sequence ATGACAATGCCGACCCCACAATGTCCGTGGCGGATGCAGGTCCACCATATCCGGCAGGAGACGCCGGATGTCTGGACGCTCTCGCTGCTGTGCCACGATTTCTACCCGTATCAGGCCGGGCAGTATGCGCTGGTAAGCATTCGCAACAGCGCCGACACCCTGCGCGCGTATACGATTTCTTCAACGCCCGGCGTGAGCCCGTTGATTACGCTGACGGTGCGCCGCATCGACAATGGCGAGGGCTCCGGCTGGCTGACGCGCGAGGTTAAACGCGGCGATTATCTGTGGCTGTCTGACGCGCAGGGCGATTTTACCTGCGCCGACAAAACCGACGATCGCTTCCTGCTGCTGGCGGGCGGCTGCGGCGTAACGCCGATCATGTCGATGCGCCGCTGGCTTGCGGCATATCGCCCGCAGGCGGATGTTCAGGTGATTTATAACGTGCGGACGCCCCAGGATGTGATTTTCGCCGACGAGTGGCGCGATTACCCGGTGACGCTGGTGGCGGAAAGCGGCGACGCGCCGGGCTTTATTCACGGGCGCCTGACCCGCGAGATGCTGATGGCGGTGCCGGATCTCACCCGCCGTACCGTGATGGTATGCGGCCCGGCGCCGTATATGGATTTCGTGGAGCAGGAAGTGAAAGCGCTCGGCGTGACGCGCTTTTATAAAGAGCAGTTTTTCACGCCGGTGGCCGAGGCCGCGACCAGCGGGATTAAGTTTACGACGCTTACGCCCGCCCGTGAGTTTTACGGCGCGGTCGGCACCACGCTGCTGGCAGCGCTTGAAAGCAATCATGTGCCGGTGAATGCCGCGTGCCGCGCAGGCGTGTGCGGCTGCTGTAAAACCCGCGTGCTGTCTGGCGAGTACAGCGTGACAAGCACCATGACGCTGACGGAGCAGGAGATTGCCGACGGCTACGTGCTGGCGTGTTCGTGCCATCCGGCAGGCGATTTGGTTCTGGCGTGA